From a region of the Falco cherrug isolate bFalChe1 chromosome 9, bFalChe1.pri, whole genome shotgun sequence genome:
- the SGPL1 gene encoding sphingosine-1-phosphate lyase 1 isoform X2, whose product MYWEKATSFVNAQCDGLEPWQLVGLTFSSTLLSVWLHGFLFQPESLTSRTKKQFFKLLRKMPFVGAMIQKKIDEALNDVTSSLSFLKDEKDYIKALPEQGMSQPEVLEKMKEYSSKGGVRWQDGKVSGTVYSGEEKLTCLLVKVYEEFAWSNPLHPDIFPGLRKMEAEVVRIACTLFNGGPNSCGAMTSGGTESILMACKAYRDLAYERGIKQPEMLVPVSAHAAFDKAAHYFGLKLIHIPLTKSMEVDVQAMRRAISKNTAMLVCSAPQFPHGIMDPIEEVAELAVKYKIPFHVDACLGGFLIAFMDKAGFPLKHPFDFRVKGVTSISADTHKYGYAPKGSSVVLYSDKKYRSYQFFIAPDWQGGIYASPSMAGSRPGGIIAACWATLMHIGESGYVEATKRIIKTARFLESELRKMDSIFIFGKPEVSVLSIGSDTFDIYRLSNYLAAKGWNLNVLQFPPSIHLCITQLHTKSGVAEQFLKDVKDSIEDIVKDLNAKTTGMGAIYGMAQSVPDRSLVAEISQAYLDGLYSTDVSCSEKHMNGSPGHH is encoded by the exons ATGTATTGGGAGAAAGCAACGAGCTTTGTGAATGCCCAGTGTGATGGACTTGAACCCTGGCAACTGGTTGGGTTGACGTTTTCTTCAACACTTTTAAGTGTATGGCTGCATGGCTTCCTCTTCCAGCCTGAAA GTTTAACATCCCGAACTAAAAAACAGTTCTTTAAACTACTGagaaaaatgccatttgttGGGGCTATG aTTCAAAAGAAGATTGATGAAGCCTTGAATGATGTCACTTCCAGTTTATCCTTCCTGAAAGATGAAAAGGATTATATCAAAGCACTGCCGGAACAAGGCATGAGTCAGCCTGAAGTACTAGAGAAGATGAAAGAGTACAGCTCAAAAG gAGGTGTACGTTGGCAGGATGGGAAGGTCTCTGGGACTGTGTACAGTGGTGAAGAGAAACTCACCTGTCTGCTAGTGAAG gttTATGAAGAGTTTGCCTGGAGTAATCCTCTCCATCCAGATATATTCCCCGGTTTGAGGAAGATGGAAGCAGAAGTAGTAAGGATTGCCTGTACGCTCTTCAACGGGGGCCCCAACTCTTGTGGTGCT ATGACATCTGGGGGGACTGAGAGCATTCTGATGGCCTGCAAGGCGTACAGGGACCTGGCTTACGAGAGAGGAATCAAACAACCAGAAAT GTTGGTCCCAGTGAGTGCTCACGCAGCATTTGACAAGGCAGCACACTACTTTGGACTGAAGTTGATTCACATACCATTGACCAAGTCTATGGAAGTGGATGTTCAG GCAATGAGGAGAGCTATCTCGAAGAACACAGCCATGCTGGTCTGTTCTGCTCCCCAGTTCCCACATGGAATTATGGACCCAATTGAAGAGGTGGCAGAG CTTGCGGTGAAGTACAAAATCCCCTTCCACGTTGACGCCTGCCTGGGTGGTTTTCTTATTGCTTTCATGGACAAGGCAGGGTTCCCTCTAAAGCATCCATTTGACTTCCGTGTAAAAGGTGTGACCAGCATTTCTGCTGATACCCACAAG TATGGCTATGCTCCCAAGGGTTCCTCAGTGGTGCTGTACAGCGACAAGAAGTACAGGAGCTACCAGTTCTTTATAGCACCTGACTGGCAAGGAGGCATATATGCGTCCCCCTCCATGGCAGGCTCCAGGCCTGGTGGAATCATAGCTGCATGCTGGGCAACTCTGATGCACATAGGAGAATCGGGATACGTTGAGGCTACGAAGAGGATCATTAAAACGGCTCGTTTCCTTGAATCAGA gctGAGAAAAATGGATAGTATCTTCATTTTTGGAAAACCTGAGGTGTCTGTCCTCTCCATCGGTTCAGACACTTTCGACATTTATCGATTATCTAATTACTTAGCTGCAAAAGGATGGAACTTAAATGTCCTACAGTTCCCACCAAG cattCATCTCTGCATTACGCAGCTGCACACAAAGTCTGGTGTTGCTGAACAGTTCCTGAAAGATGTGAAAGACAGCATTGAGGACATTGTGAAGGACCTCAACGCCAAGACCACAGGCATG GGAGCCATCTATGGAATGGCCCAGTCCGTCCCAGACAGGAGCTTGGTAGCGGAGATTTCTCAGGCGTACTTGGACGGCCTCTACAGCACGGATGTTTCTTGCAGCGAAAAGCACATGAACGGCTCTCCTGGCCATCACTGA
- the PCBD1 gene encoding pterin-4-alpha-carbinolamine dehydratase — translation MAGKAHRLSTEEREQLLPNLRAVGWNEVEGRDAIFKEFHFKDFNRAFGFMTRVALQAEKLDHHPEWFNVYNKVHITLSTHECGGLSERDINLASFIEQVAASLS, via the exons ATG GCTGGAAAAGCCCACAGGCTGAGCACAGAGgagagggagcagctgctgccaaacCTGAGAGCTGTGGGGTGGAACGAGGTGGAAGGCAGAGATGCCATCTTCAAAGAGTTTCACTTCAAGGACTTCAACCGG GCTTTTGGCTTCATGACCAGAGTGGCTCTACAGGCAGAAAAACTGGATCACCACCCTGAATGGTTCAATGTGTACAATAAG GTTCACATCACCTTGAGCACCCACGAGTGTGGAGGCTTATCGGAGCGAGATATCAACTTGGCCAGCTTCATCGAGCAGGTTGCAGCTTCGCTTTCCTga
- the SGPL1 gene encoding sphingosine-1-phosphate lyase 1 isoform X1, giving the protein MDAIIPYKEILQMYWEKATSFVNAQCDGLEPWQLVGLTFSSTLLSVWLHGFLFQPESLTSRTKKQFFKLLRKMPFVGAMIQKKIDEALNDVTSSLSFLKDEKDYIKALPEQGMSQPEVLEKMKEYSSKGGVRWQDGKVSGTVYSGEEKLTCLLVKVYEEFAWSNPLHPDIFPGLRKMEAEVVRIACTLFNGGPNSCGAMTSGGTESILMACKAYRDLAYERGIKQPEMLVPVSAHAAFDKAAHYFGLKLIHIPLTKSMEVDVQAMRRAISKNTAMLVCSAPQFPHGIMDPIEEVAELAVKYKIPFHVDACLGGFLIAFMDKAGFPLKHPFDFRVKGVTSISADTHKYGYAPKGSSVVLYSDKKYRSYQFFIAPDWQGGIYASPSMAGSRPGGIIAACWATLMHIGESGYVEATKRIIKTARFLESELRKMDSIFIFGKPEVSVLSIGSDTFDIYRLSNYLAAKGWNLNVLQFPPSIHLCITQLHTKSGVAEQFLKDVKDSIEDIVKDLNAKTTGMGAIYGMAQSVPDRSLVAEISQAYLDGLYSTDVSCSEKHMNGSPGHH; this is encoded by the exons GATGCCATTATTCCCTACAAGGAAATCCTCCAGATGTATTGGGAGAAAGCAACGAGCTTTGTGAATGCCCAGTGTGATGGACTTGAACCCTGGCAACTGGTTGGGTTGACGTTTTCTTCAACACTTTTAAGTGTATGGCTGCATGGCTTCCTCTTCCAGCCTGAAA GTTTAACATCCCGAACTAAAAAACAGTTCTTTAAACTACTGagaaaaatgccatttgttGGGGCTATG aTTCAAAAGAAGATTGATGAAGCCTTGAATGATGTCACTTCCAGTTTATCCTTCCTGAAAGATGAAAAGGATTATATCAAAGCACTGCCGGAACAAGGCATGAGTCAGCCTGAAGTACTAGAGAAGATGAAAGAGTACAGCTCAAAAG gAGGTGTACGTTGGCAGGATGGGAAGGTCTCTGGGACTGTGTACAGTGGTGAAGAGAAACTCACCTGTCTGCTAGTGAAG gttTATGAAGAGTTTGCCTGGAGTAATCCTCTCCATCCAGATATATTCCCCGGTTTGAGGAAGATGGAAGCAGAAGTAGTAAGGATTGCCTGTACGCTCTTCAACGGGGGCCCCAACTCTTGTGGTGCT ATGACATCTGGGGGGACTGAGAGCATTCTGATGGCCTGCAAGGCGTACAGGGACCTGGCTTACGAGAGAGGAATCAAACAACCAGAAAT GTTGGTCCCAGTGAGTGCTCACGCAGCATTTGACAAGGCAGCACACTACTTTGGACTGAAGTTGATTCACATACCATTGACCAAGTCTATGGAAGTGGATGTTCAG GCAATGAGGAGAGCTATCTCGAAGAACACAGCCATGCTGGTCTGTTCTGCTCCCCAGTTCCCACATGGAATTATGGACCCAATTGAAGAGGTGGCAGAG CTTGCGGTGAAGTACAAAATCCCCTTCCACGTTGACGCCTGCCTGGGTGGTTTTCTTATTGCTTTCATGGACAAGGCAGGGTTCCCTCTAAAGCATCCATTTGACTTCCGTGTAAAAGGTGTGACCAGCATTTCTGCTGATACCCACAAG TATGGCTATGCTCCCAAGGGTTCCTCAGTGGTGCTGTACAGCGACAAGAAGTACAGGAGCTACCAGTTCTTTATAGCACCTGACTGGCAAGGAGGCATATATGCGTCCCCCTCCATGGCAGGCTCCAGGCCTGGTGGAATCATAGCTGCATGCTGGGCAACTCTGATGCACATAGGAGAATCGGGATACGTTGAGGCTACGAAGAGGATCATTAAAACGGCTCGTTTCCTTGAATCAGA gctGAGAAAAATGGATAGTATCTTCATTTTTGGAAAACCTGAGGTGTCTGTCCTCTCCATCGGTTCAGACACTTTCGACATTTATCGATTATCTAATTACTTAGCTGCAAAAGGATGGAACTTAAATGTCCTACAGTTCCCACCAAG cattCATCTCTGCATTACGCAGCTGCACACAAAGTCTGGTGTTGCTGAACAGTTCCTGAAAGATGTGAAAGACAGCATTGAGGACATTGTGAAGGACCTCAACGCCAAGACCACAGGCATG GGAGCCATCTATGGAATGGCCCAGTCCGTCCCAGACAGGAGCTTGGTAGCGGAGATTTCTCAGGCGTACTTGGACGGCCTCTACAGCACGGATGTTTCTTGCAGCGAAAAGCACATGAACGGCTCTCCTGGCCATCACTGA